The sequence TCGTCGACGGCAACGGCGAGCCGCTGGACTTCTGGGAAAAGCTGGAGCTCAAGGGCTACGACAACGGCCACGGCTTCATGGAGGGCATCTTCGTGCCGCCGACCGACCCGGTGAGCCTGGCCTACGTGGCCTCGCTCGAGGCCAGCAAGGGCGCGAAGCGCGCCGAAGAGATCCTGCGCGTGAACCGGCACAACACCATCGTCTATCCGAGCTGCTCCCCGCACACCTCGTTCCAGCAGATCCGCGTGATCCGCCCGTTGTCGGTGGACCGCACGCTGGTCGAGATCTTCAGCTTCCGGCTGAAGGGCGCACCGGAGGCCACGTTCCAGCGCACGCTGAAGTACACCAACATCGTCAATTCGCCGTCGTCCAACGTGATGCCCGACGACCTGGAGGCCTACAACCGGGTGCAGGAAGGCCTGGGCTCCGACGGCGGCGACTGGGTCAGCATGCACCGCGCCGCGGGCCGCGACCAGCTGCTGCCCGGCGGCCGCGCTTCCAACGGCAACAGCGAGATGCCGTCGCGCAACATGTTCGGCGCCTGGGCGAAGTACATGGGCGTGCAGGCCGGGAGCGCCGAATGAACTTCATCGACTGGAACGAACAGCAGGAGATCACGCAGTTCCTGCACCACGAGGCGCGCCTGCTCGACGAGCACCGCTGGGACGAGTGGCAGCAGCTCTTCACGCCCGACGGCCTGTACTGGGTGCCGCTGGTGCACGGCCAGACCGATCACGTCAACCATGCCTCGCTGTTCTGCGAGGACGCGCTGCTGCGCTCGATGCGCGCCCGGCGGCTCGAGCAGGCCCGCGCCTACTCGCAGCAGCCGCCGACGCGCACGGTGCACGTGGTGGGCAACATCGGGCTCGCGTCGCGCGACGATGCCGGCGGCTGCGTCGTCCGCTCGAGCTTCATGCTGCTGGAATGGCGCAAGACCGAGCAGCGCACCTTCGGCGGCAGCGTGCTGCACACCCTGCAGCGTGATGAGGGCATGCTGCGCATCCGGATGAAGCGCGTGGATCTCGTCAACTGCGATGCCCCGCACGAAGCCCTGCAGGTGTTCATGTGAAGGCCGCGCTGCTGGCGATGCACTACCAGAACGACGTGCTGCATGCCGACGGGAAGGTGCGCGTGGGCGTGGCCGCTGACGACCCGGCGCGCCCGCGGCTCATCGCCTCGGCCGGCCGGCTGATCGCGGGTGCCCGCGCGAGCGGCGTGCCGGTGATCTTCGTGCGCATCGCGTTCGCGCCCGGC comes from Variovorax paradoxus and encodes:
- a CDS encoding aromatic-ring-hydroxylating dioxygenase subunit beta yields the protein MNFIDWNEQQEITQFLHHEARLLDEHRWDEWQQLFTPDGLYWVPLVHGQTDHVNHASLFCEDALLRSMRARRLEQARAYSQQPPTRTVHVVGNIGLASRDDAGGCVVRSSFMLLEWRKTEQRTFGGSVLHTLQRDEGMLRIRMKRVDLVNCDAPHEALQVFM